Proteins encoded in a region of the Flavobacterium sp. PMTSA4 genome:
- a CDS encoding AAA family ATPase: protein MEENIAALDIKAINEKIERESAFIDLLTMEMNKVIVGQKHMVERLLIGLLGQGHILLEGVPGLAKTLAINTLSQAVHGTFSRIQFTPDLLPADVVGTMIYNIKQNEFSIKKGPIFANFVLADEINRAPAKVQSALLEAMQEKQVTIGETTFKLDKPFLVLATQNPIEQEGTYPLPEAQVDRFMLKTVIDYPKMDEERLVIRQNLKGSYEKVNQVVSIEQILRAQEAVREVYMDEKIEKYILDIIFATRYPEKYKLESLKPLISFGSSPRGSINLANAAKCYAFIKRRGYVIPEDVRAVVHDVLRHRIGVTYEAEAENVTSVDIINKIVNEIEVP from the coding sequence ATGGAAGAAAATATTGCTGCTTTAGACATTAAAGCAATTAATGAAAAAATTGAAAGAGAAAGTGCTTTTATCGATTTACTAACCATGGAAATGAACAAAGTAATCGTAGGTCAAAAACACATGGTTGAAAGATTACTCATTGGACTTTTAGGTCAAGGTCATATTCTTCTTGAAGGTGTTCCAGGTTTAGCAAAAACATTAGCCATTAATACTTTGTCACAAGCGGTTCACGGAACTTTTAGTCGAATTCAGTTTACTCCTGATTTATTGCCAGCTGATGTTGTTGGAACGATGATTTATAACATCAAACAAAATGAATTTTCTATAAAAAAAGGTCCAATTTTCGCCAATTTTGTTCTTGCAGATGAGATAAATCGTGCTCCAGCCAAAGTACAATCGGCTTTGTTAGAAGCAATGCAGGAAAAACAAGTAACTATTGGTGAAACCACTTTTAAACTTGATAAACCGTTTTTAGTTTTAGCAACTCAAAACCCAATTGAACAAGAAGGAACATATCCATTACCCGAAGCGCAAGTTGACCGTTTCATGCTTAAAACAGTTATTGACTACCCAAAAATGGACGAAGAACGTTTAGTAATTCGTCAAAATTTAAAAGGAAGTTATGAAAAAGTAAATCAAGTAGTTTCAATCGAACAAATTCTTCGAGCACAAGAAGCCGTTCGTGAAGTTTACATGGACGAAAAAATAGAAAAATATATTTTAGATATCATTTTCGCGACTCGTTATCCTGAAAAATACAAATTAGAAAGTTTAAAACCATTAATCAGTTTTGGTTCTTCACCACGTGGAAGTATCAATTTAGCTAATGCAGCAAAATGTTATGCTTTCATCAAACGTCGTGGTTATGTCATTCCAGAAGATGTTCGCGCTGTAGTTCATGATGTTCTTCGTCACAGAATTGGTGTTACTTATGAAGCTGAAGCTGAAAATGTTACTTCGGTTGACATCATCAACAAAATTGTAAACGAAATTGAAGTGCCTTAG